The following are from one region of the Tenacibaculum dicentrarchi genome:
- a CDS encoding phage repressor protein, producing the protein MNWKIQKLNAGETIISKEPGNSMLPLLKSKQPVKLQPINWEACEVGDIVYCKVRGNCFTHLVKGKNDKRGLQIGNNRGKINGWTKNVYGKIVEILTMP; encoded by the coding sequence ATGAATTGGAAAATTCAGAAATTAAATGCTGGAGAAACTATTATTTCAAAAGAACCTGGTAATTCGATGTTACCACTATTAAAATCGAAACAACCCGTAAAATTACAACCTATTAATTGGGAAGCCTGCGAAGTTGGAGATATTGTTTATTGTAAAGTTCGTGGAAACTGCTTTACACATCTTGTAAAAGGTAAAAATGATAAAAGAGGATTACAAATAGGTAATAATCGTGGTAAAATAAATGGATGGACTAAAAATGTGTATGGAAAAATAGTAGAAATACTAACAATGCCATAG
- a CDS encoding RtcB family protein, giving the protein MKITGKKLIEMGFSSGKWFPEAMEYININNLSEEEVVAYLEQFKAPPTIPLLENPVAVKINIKAENELEEINVAKVVNTMETLVKTPTIVNAVIMPDACPTGGTGTIPVGGVAVAKNAIHPGMHSADVCCSVMLTDFGKINPKDVLNAAHSITHFGAGGRDRDSQFRFPMDLLAEIEGNSFLNTQRAISVARSHLGTQGDGNHFLFVGKSKKTGNTMLVTHHGSRGFGANLYRNGMQVAEKFRKKLSPKTLKQNAWIPFDTKEGKDYWEALQIIRKWTKLNHEVLHNATLEKLNIKKENRFWNEHNFVFKKGDLFYHAKGATPLDDSFMPDITGPRLIPLNMSEPVLIVSGNTTENNLGFAPHGAGRNVSRTEHKKSKIGTVQEIFDEETKGLDVRFFSDEIDITELPSAYKNATTVRKQMKEFGLGEVIDEVLPYGCIMAGNWQKNAPWKKRRR; this is encoded by the coding sequence ATGAAAATTACAGGAAAAAAATTAATTGAAATGGGATTTAGTTCAGGGAAATGGTTTCCCGAAGCTATGGAATATATCAATATTAATAATTTATCAGAAGAAGAAGTAGTAGCTTATTTAGAGCAGTTTAAAGCACCTCCAACAATTCCATTATTAGAAAATCCTGTTGCTGTTAAAATAAATATAAAAGCAGAAAACGAATTGGAAGAAATTAACGTAGCAAAAGTAGTTAACACTATGGAAACCTTAGTAAAAACGCCTACTATTGTAAATGCTGTTATTATGCCAGATGCTTGTCCTACTGGCGGAACAGGAACAATTCCTGTAGGTGGTGTTGCGGTGGCTAAAAATGCTATTCATCCAGGAATGCATAGTGCAGATGTTTGTTGTTCGGTAATGCTTACAGATTTTGGAAAGATAAATCCGAAGGATGTTTTAAACGCAGCACATTCAATTACTCATTTTGGAGCAGGAGGAAGAGATAGAGATTCTCAATTTCGTTTTCCGATGGATTTATTAGCCGAGATTGAAGGAAATTCATTTTTAAATACTCAAAGAGCTATTTCAGTGGCTCGAAGTCATTTAGGAACGCAAGGAGATGGAAATCATTTTTTGTTTGTCGGGAAATCGAAAAAAACAGGAAATACTATGTTGGTAACACATCATGGAAGTAGAGGTTTTGGAGCTAATTTATATCGTAATGGAATGCAGGTTGCTGAAAAATTCAGAAAAAAATTATCACCAAAAACTTTAAAACAAAATGCGTGGATTCCTTTTGATACCAAAGAAGGTAAAGATTATTGGGAGGCGTTGCAAATCATCAGAAAATGGACGAAGTTAAATCATGAAGTATTACATAACGCAACTTTAGAAAAATTAAATATTAAAAAAGAAAACAGATTTTGGAACGAACATAATTTTGTTTTTAAAAAGGGTGATTTATTTTATCATGCAAAAGGCGCAACTCCGTTAGATGATTCTTTTATGCCCGATATTACAGGACCACGTTTAATTCCGTTAAATATGAGTGAGCCAGTTTTAATTGTATCAGGAAATACAACTGAAAATAATTTAGGATTTGCACCACACGGAGCAGGAAGAAATGTAAGTAGAACCGAACATAAAAAAAGCAAAATAGGCACAGTTCAAGAAATTTTTGATGAAGAAACAAAAGGTTTAGATGTTCGTTTTTTTTCTGATGAAATTGATATTACAGAATTGCCATCAGCATATAAAAACGCTACAACAGTACGTAAGCAAATGAAAGAGTTTGGTTTAGGCGAAGTAATTGATGAAGTATTGCCTTATGGTTGTATTATGGCGGGAAATTGGCAAAAAAATGCACCTTGGAAAAAAAGAAGACGTTAA
- a CDS encoding HD domain-containing protein: protein MDLKQRFYQLVNSYTKNQNLINSLWSAIAIRYAENHRTYHNLNHITEIFKAFDTYKSKLENPDIVAFSIFYHDIIYSIYKKDNEEKSALFALQELTPLNFSLNTSLYNNHTFLDGIKNQIIATKTHTAINNDTKWLLDFDLEILGKSSEVYKNYTKKIREEYKLIPTILYKQGRKKVLQHFIDKPFIYNTDTFINLYEKQAKLNLSNELKSL, encoded by the coding sequence ATGGACTTAAAACAACGATTTTATCAGCTTGTTAACAGTTATACAAAAAATCAAAATTTAATCAATAGTTTATGGAGTGCTATTGCTATTCGATATGCCGAAAATCATAGAACTTATCATAACTTAAACCATATTACCGAAATTTTTAAAGCTTTTGATACTTACAAATCAAAATTAGAAAATCCTGATATTGTTGCTTTTTCAATTTTTTATCATGATATTATTTACAGTATTTATAAAAAAGATAATGAAGAAAAAAGTGCACTTTTTGCCTTGCAAGAATTGACACCGTTAAATTTTTCATTAAATACTTCTCTATATAATAATCATACTTTTTTAGATGGTATAAAAAATCAAATTATAGCTACAAAAACACATACAGCAATAAACAACGATACCAAATGGCTACTTGATTTTGATTTAGAAATATTAGGAAAATCTTCAGAAGTATATAAAAACTACACAAAAAAAATTAGAGAAGAATATAAATTAATACCAACCATATTATATAAACAAGGACGAAAAAAAGTGTTGCAACATTTTATTGATAAACCTTTTATATATAATACCGATACCTTTATAAATTTATATGAAAAACAAGCAAAACTAAATTTAAGTAATGAATTAAAATCATTGTAA
- a CDS encoding helix-turn-helix transcriptional regulator has translation MAANKNALIRYKTIDECLRNNMKRWTLVDLITACSDALYEYEGKDVHVSKRTIQADIQLMRSDKLGYNAPIEVYERKYYRYSTTDYSIKNIPITNTDVKIMNEAIQVLRQFKDFSLFKEMDGVLQRLEDSVYASQKTNKAIIHLEKNEKLKGLEYIDPIYNAIQNKKVLHITYKSFKALTESKMTLHPQLLKEYNNRWFVLSLYKTKNITLALDRILNITIAENNSYKDLKINGDTYYKDVIGVTVSNTRAQRVQFWVDAINAPYVITKPFHNSQRIIKYTDDGGVIFNILVQINYELERLILGFGDAIEIQKPEFLRKRIIHKLNKAVNHYIEK, from the coding sequence ATGGCTGCAAATAAAAATGCACTTATCCGATATAAAACAATTGACGAATGTTTACGAAACAATATGAAACGCTGGACACTAGTCGATTTAATTACCGCTTGTTCCGATGCCTTATACGAATATGAAGGTAAAGATGTACACGTAAGTAAACGAACTATTCAAGCAGATATTCAATTAATGCGAAGCGATAAATTAGGATATAATGCACCCATTGAAGTATATGAACGTAAATATTATAGGTATTCAACTACCGATTATAGTATTAAAAATATTCCGATTACAAATACCGATGTAAAAATTATGAATGAAGCAATTCAGGTATTACGTCAGTTTAAAGATTTTTCATTATTTAAAGAAATGGACGGTGTTTTACAACGTTTGGAAGACTCTGTGTATGCTTCTCAAAAAACAAATAAAGCTATTATTCATTTAGAAAAAAATGAAAAATTAAAAGGTTTAGAATATATTGACCCTATTTATAATGCCATTCAAAATAAAAAAGTATTACACATTACCTATAAATCATTTAAGGCTTTAACAGAAAGTAAAATGACTTTACATCCGCAGTTATTAAAAGAATATAATAATCGTTGGTTTGTTTTATCGCTTTATAAAACAAAAAATATAACCTTAGCTCTCGATAGAATTTTAAATATTACCATTGCAGAAAATAACAGCTATAAAGATTTAAAAATTAATGGCGATACCTATTACAAAGATGTAATTGGTGTAACGGTTTCAAATACCCGTGCACAACGTGTTCAGTTTTGGGTCGATGCTATAAATGCACCGTATGTTATTACCAAACCTTTTCATAACAGCCAACGAATAATTAAATATACTGATGATGGCGGAGTTATCTTTAATATTTTAGTTCAAATAAATTATGAATTAGAACGCTTAATTTTAGGCTTTGGTGATGCTATTGAAATTCAAAAACCTGAATTTTTACGCAAACGAATAATTCATAAATTAAATAAAGCTGTTAATCATTATATTGAAAAATAA
- a CDS encoding RtcB family protein: MGNKLKGKDLIKLGFPKNNSINIALGQINRYRKKEKKERILEEAKEVLLSPEKFQGNAIWGKVVEGLIKPVDVKFHQLKNTRAPFSIYGENEIDELAKYQLYDALKLPIAVQGALMPDAHAGYGLPIGGVLATENAVIPYGVGVDIGCRMCLTVYPVKASYLKGKVYQLENILSEHTKFGMYETHNTKHDHEIFERSEFQDIPLLKRLKNKAYKQLGTSGGGNHFVEFGIVTITDEKNEFGLPLGEYVGLLTHSGSRGLGANIAKHYTYLATKQCPLPKNVQHLAWLDLNTHDGQEYWLAMNLAGDYAKACHDNIHKRIAKLLGAKAIATIENHHNFAWKEQINGQELIVHRKGATPANKGQLGIIPGSMTAPGYIVRGLGNSESLNSASHGAGRLFSRRKCKEKFTKSEVKQQLKNNGVSLIGGGVDEAPMAYKNIEKVMNNQQELVEVLGTFTPKIVRMDK, translated from the coding sequence ATGGGAAATAAATTAAAAGGAAAAGACCTTATAAAATTAGGCTTTCCGAAGAATAATAGTATCAATATTGCATTGGGGCAAATAAATAGATATCGTAAAAAAGAAAAGAAAGAACGTATTTTAGAAGAAGCTAAGGAGGTACTTTTATCGCCTGAAAAATTTCAAGGAAATGCAATTTGGGGAAAAGTGGTCGAAGGATTAATAAAACCTGTTGATGTAAAATTTCATCAACTAAAAAATACCCGAGCGCCTTTTTCTATTTATGGTGAAAATGAAATTGATGAGCTTGCAAAGTATCAATTATATGATGCCTTAAAATTACCGATAGCCGTTCAAGGTGCTTTAATGCCCGATGCACACGCTGGTTATGGTTTGCCTATCGGTGGAGTTTTAGCTACAGAAAATGCTGTAATTCCGTATGGCGTTGGCGTAGATATTGGTTGTAGAATGTGTTTAACGGTATATCCTGTAAAGGCTTCGTACTTAAAAGGAAAAGTATATCAGTTAGAAAATATATTATCTGAACATACTAAATTCGGAATGTATGAAACTCATAATACAAAACACGACCATGAAATATTTGAACGTTCAGAATTTCAGGATATTCCGCTTTTAAAACGCTTAAAAAATAAAGCATACAAACAATTAGGAACTTCGGGAGGAGGGAATCATTTTGTAGAATTTGGAATTGTAACAATTACAGATGAAAAAAATGAGTTCGGTTTACCACTTGGCGAATATGTTGGTTTATTAACGCATAGTGGAAGCCGTGGTTTAGGTGCAAATATCGCAAAACACTATACGTATTTAGCTACAAAGCAATGTCCATTACCAAAAAATGTGCAACATTTAGCCTGGTTAGATTTAAATACACACGATGGACAAGAATATTGGTTGGCAATGAATTTAGCTGGTGATTATGCGAAAGCGTGTCATGATAATATTCATAAACGTATCGCAAAGTTGTTAGGAGCAAAGGCGATTGCTACAATTGAAAATCATCATAATTTTGCATGGAAAGAACAAATAAATGGACAGGAATTAATTGTGCATAGAAAAGGAGCTACTCCTGCAAATAAAGGACAATTAGGAATTATTCCTGGGTCGATGACTGCGCCAGGTTATATCGTTAGAGGTTTAGGAAATAGTGAAAGTTTAAATTCGGCTTCTCATGGTGCAGGGCGTTTGTTTTCTCGTAGAAAGTGTAAAGAGAAATTTACAAAAAGCGAGGTGAAGCAACAGTTGAAAAATAATGGCGTGAGTCTTATTGGTGGCGGAGTTGATGAAGCACCGATGGCGTACAAAAATATTGAAAAAGTAATGAATAATCAACAAGAATTAGTTGAGGTGTTAG